Proteins encoded by one window of Bradyrhizobium sp. B097:
- the sctV gene encoding type III secretion system export apparatus subunit SctV, translating to MANVLRNFIARAPAHLDFMVALMLLLAIGMMIMPIPIIVIDMLIGFNLGFAILLLMVALNLSTPVDFSSLPGVILISTVFRLALTIATTRLILAEGDAGSIIHTFGDFVISGNIAVGIVIFLIVTMVQFMVLAKGAERVAEVSARFTLDALPGKQMAIDADLRNNHIDQHEARRRRSALEQESQLHGAMDGAMKFVKGDAIAGLIVICINMLGGISIGLLSKGMSLDEALHQYTLLTIGDALISQIPALLLSITAATIVTRVKGPDKLKLGADIVNQLRASTQALRLAACIMLLMGLVPGFPLPPFVILAVLFAAASYVKNGAKGDKAAAKTGANVTAPAPVQAQKQPVHAEALPIALFLAPNLTHSIDKNELEQSIARVSTLVSADLGITVPRIPAQIDQHLSKSQFRVDVDSVPVERDVIDPTQLALNDDVANIELSGIPFRQDPDTNRVWIEEGHAAALKAAGIGYHCPSELLALRLHSTLTRYAQRLVGIQETRQLLGRMEQEYTDLVKEVLRTTTIPRIAEVLRRLLDEGIPIRNTRLLLEALAEWSEREQNAVLLTEYVRATLKRQICFRYANAHRVVAAFVIERETEDIVRGAVRETAVGPYLVLDDWQSEKLLAQFRQIHSTVAQSQSQPVILGSMDIRRFVRGFLTRNGIDLPVLSYQDLASDFTVQPIGSVKLPAAKDNAPSSGRSGLLTAAN from the coding sequence ATGGCCAACGTCTTGCGTAACTTCATCGCGCGCGCGCCGGCCCACCTGGATTTTATGGTCGCGTTAATGCTGCTTCTGGCGATCGGCATGATGATCATGCCGATCCCGATCATCGTGATTGACATGCTGATCGGCTTCAACCTTGGCTTTGCCATATTGCTGCTGATGGTTGCCCTCAATCTCAGCACGCCGGTTGATTTTTCATCATTGCCGGGCGTCATCCTGATCTCGACGGTATTTCGTCTCGCGCTGACCATCGCTACAACGCGGCTTATTCTTGCTGAGGGCGACGCGGGCAGCATCATCCACACGTTTGGCGACTTCGTCATTTCGGGGAATATCGCTGTCGGAATCGTCATATTCCTGATCGTGACCATGGTGCAGTTCATGGTTCTTGCCAAAGGCGCCGAACGCGTCGCAGAGGTGTCGGCGCGCTTCACGCTCGACGCACTGCCGGGCAAGCAGATGGCGATCGATGCGGACCTGCGCAACAACCATATCGATCAACACGAAGCACGTCGCAGGCGCTCCGCACTGGAGCAAGAGAGTCAGCTTCATGGCGCCATGGATGGTGCCATGAAGTTCGTGAAGGGCGACGCGATCGCCGGGTTGATCGTCATCTGCATCAATATGCTGGGCGGGATCAGCATCGGCCTGCTCTCTAAGGGGATGTCGCTCGATGAGGCGCTGCATCAATATACGCTGCTGACGATAGGTGATGCGCTTATTTCTCAGATTCCCGCGCTGCTGCTGTCGATTACCGCCGCGACCATCGTCACGCGTGTCAAAGGGCCTGACAAGCTCAAGCTTGGTGCCGATATCGTCAATCAACTTAGGGCGAGCACACAAGCACTTCGGTTAGCCGCCTGCATCATGTTATTGATGGGACTCGTTCCTGGCTTCCCTTTGCCCCCGTTCGTCATCCTGGCTGTGCTCTTCGCTGCGGCGAGCTATGTCAAGAATGGAGCGAAAGGCGACAAAGCGGCCGCTAAGACAGGCGCAAATGTCACCGCTCCGGCTCCAGTACAGGCGCAGAAGCAACCCGTTCATGCGGAGGCACTTCCGATCGCGTTATTCCTCGCGCCGAACCTGACGCATTCAATCGACAAGAATGAGCTGGAACAGAGCATCGCGCGCGTTTCAACGCTGGTATCGGCGGATCTTGGCATCACAGTTCCGCGCATCCCGGCCCAGATTGATCAGCACTTGTCCAAGTCGCAATTCAGGGTGGATGTCGACAGCGTACCGGTGGAACGGGATGTCATCGATCCGACGCAACTCGCGCTCAACGACGATGTGGCGAACATTGAATTGAGCGGCATCCCCTTTCGGCAAGACCCGGATACGAATCGGGTCTGGATCGAAGAAGGCCATGCAGCGGCTCTTAAAGCGGCCGGAATCGGGTATCATTGTCCGAGCGAACTTCTTGCCTTACGTCTCCATTCCACATTGACGCGCTATGCACAGCGCCTGGTAGGCATTCAAGAGACCCGCCAACTGCTCGGCCGAATGGAGCAGGAATACACTGATCTGGTGAAGGAGGTGCTGCGTACGACGACAATCCCGCGGATCGCCGAGGTCCTGCGGCGCCTACTCGATGAGGGCATTCCCATTCGCAACACCCGCCTGCTCCTGGAGGCACTGGCAGAATGGAGTGAACGCGAGCAAAACGCCGTCCTGCTCACCGAATATGTTCGTGCGACTCTGAAGCGGCAGATCTGTTTTCGCTATGCCAATGCCCACCGTGTTGTGGCCGCCTTTGTCATCGAGCGTGAGACTGAGGATATTGTGCGCGGCGCGGTGCGCGAAACCGCTGTCGGCCCGTACCTCGTTTTGGACGATTGGCAGAGCGAAAAGCTGCTTGCACAATTCCGTCAGATCCATTCGACCGTCGCGCAAAGTCAGAGCCAGCCCGTCATTCTCGGTTCGATGGATATCCGGCGTTTCGTCCGCGGTTTTCTCACCCGCAACGGGATCGATCTGCCCGTCCTGTCCTATCAGGATCTCGCCTCGGATTTCACCGTCCAGCCGATTGGATCCGTCAAGCTTCCAGCTGCCAAGGACAACGCTCCTTCCTCGGGGCGTAGTGGGCTCCTTACCGCTGCGAATTAA
- a CDS encoding tetratricopeptide repeat protein, with protein sequence MFAIVLLAGCVTSEQSGLSPRQTFTSELAGAKEVDPAMHERISRAVGVGADEQTLRDTLKQQPDNVDAAIPLARALLARGSPDQALEVLDAVLLIASGDLRALNAKAVVLDHEGRHHEAQALYRRALETEPANPMLHNNLKLSLALEGKTETVNASPQPQTDGRHALARSR encoded by the coding sequence ATGTTCGCCATTGTGCTGCTCGCGGGTTGCGTGACCTCGGAACAGTCGGGTCTCTCACCGCGGCAAACGTTTACATCAGAGCTAGCAGGCGCCAAGGAGGTCGATCCTGCTATGCACGAGCGCATTTCGCGCGCCGTCGGTGTGGGTGCCGATGAGCAGACCCTGCGCGATACGTTGAAGCAACAACCGGACAACGTCGATGCGGCAATTCCTCTTGCGCGGGCCCTGCTGGCGCGCGGATCCCCGGATCAGGCGCTTGAGGTACTTGATGCCGTGTTATTGATAGCATCCGGCGACCTGCGCGCACTGAATGCCAAGGCTGTAGTGCTCGATCACGAGGGCCGCCATCACGAGGCGCAAGCGCTATACCGCCGAGCTCTCGAAACGGAACCGGCAAACCCGATGTTGCACAACAACCTCAAACTGTCGCTCGCACTTGAAGGGAAAACGGAGACCGTGAACGCCAGCCCACAGCCGCAAACGGACGGCAGGCACGCGTTGGCTCGATCGAGATAG
- a CDS encoding Effector protein NopP: MDNRISDSSMTHPASANGPYADDDSQRLADMFCTLNLAPSSSHAGSSSTATRPYSLVSEPPVVEISRSIFEDKLAEFYGDEIGNIAAHPQRYSARVSEKAQRTADIAFRFGTKPGSEDARYFSYQLGSKSVGLLRTEAGGSMSELFKGNSAWRERFLGCDEITSTIDFRVTHPLVENAGDILLEHQLRIDGDEPLVLTHSFNSEAKARAGALGFVEVSDSMMVLDPTKHGDKWKKNRAGEWQRDGKPPLYLAAAEVGAGSDAKHTVNAASPAQDPHDDEYDFM, translated from the coding sequence ATGGATAACCGCATCAGTGACTCATCCATGACCCACCCCGCAAGTGCCAATGGCCCGTACGCTGATGACGATAGCCAACGGTTAGCGGACATGTTTTGCACGCTAAATTTGGCGCCGTCGAGTTCGCACGCTGGTTCATCTTCGACGGCAACCCGGCCGTATTCTCTCGTTTCCGAGCCGCCCGTGGTTGAGATCTCAAGGTCTATCTTCGAGGACAAGCTAGCGGAGTTTTATGGCGACGAGATAGGGAATATCGCTGCGCATCCGCAGCGGTACTCAGCTCGCGTCTCCGAGAAGGCCCAACGCACGGCGGACATCGCGTTCCGCTTCGGTACGAAACCCGGTTCGGAGGACGCGCGATATTTCAGCTATCAACTCGGCAGCAAAAGCGTTGGGCTCCTGAGAACGGAAGCCGGAGGTTCCATGAGCGAACTATTCAAAGGCAACAGTGCTTGGCGCGAGAGGTTCCTTGGGTGTGATGAAATCACATCAACGATAGATTTCCGGGTTACTCATCCCCTTGTCGAAAACGCAGGCGATATTCTACTGGAACATCAGCTCCGGATTGATGGCGACGAGCCGCTCGTCCTCACTCATTCTTTCAACTCCGAAGCGAAAGCCCGCGCAGGAGCGTTGGGTTTTGTAGAGGTAAGCGACTCGATGATGGTGCTTGACCCTACCAAGCATGGCGACAAGTGGAAGAAGAACAGAGCCGGCGAATGGCAGCGAGATGGCAAGCCTCCGCTGTATCTTGCCGCAGCTGAAGTCGGTGCCGGCAGTGATGCCAAGCATACCGTGAATGCAGCAAGCCCAGCGCAGGATCCGCACGATGATGAATACGACTTCATGTAG
- a CDS encoding transposase: MTISRAEVITSIERRRRWSRDEKERLVAASLEPGATVSEVARMAGLHVSQLFRWRKELCKHSETSIAPLVPVEIGPSVPPRDVAEAPLTTAPARRRRSHGIIEIDLGSGHRIRVDGDVDGDALRRVLDALVRR; the protein is encoded by the coding sequence ATGACGATTTCGCGGGCAGAGGTGATCACATCGATCGAGCGGCGGCGTCGGTGGTCGCGGGACGAGAAGGAGCGGCTGGTTGCAGCATCGCTCGAGCCCGGAGCCACTGTTTCCGAGGTGGCTCGCATGGCCGGCCTTCATGTGAGCCAGCTGTTCAGGTGGCGCAAAGAGCTTTGCAAGCACAGTGAGACGAGTATAGCGCCGTTAGTGCCGGTCGAGATTGGGCCATCTGTGCCGCCGCGGGATGTGGCCGAAGCACCATTGACGACGGCGCCGGCGCGTCGCCGGAGGAGCCATGGCATCATCGAGATTGATCTTGGTAGCGGACACCGCATCCGGGTCGATGGCGACGTTGATGGAGACGCGCTGCGTCGAGTTCTCGATGCCCTGGTACGCCGATGA
- the tnpB gene encoding IS66 family insertion sequence element accessory protein TnpB (TnpB, as the term is used for proteins encoded by IS66 family insertion elements, is considered an accessory protein, since TnpC, encoded by a neighboring gene, is a DDE family transposase.) encodes MRRGFPSLALQVQEVLRKDPLGGHLFVFRGRRSDLVKVIWHDGQGACLFTKRLERGKFIWPSVAGESVTISSAQLSYLLSGIDWRNPQETHRPTRIG; translated from the coding sequence ATGCGCAGAGGCTTTCCGTCGTTGGCACTCCAAGTGCAGGAGGTGCTGCGCAAAGACCCGCTCGGCGGTCATCTGTTCGTCTTCCGCGGTCGCCGCAGCGATCTTGTGAAGGTGATCTGGCACGATGGCCAGGGAGCATGCCTGTTTACCAAAAGACTCGAGAGAGGGAAGTTCATCTGGCCATCGGTTGCCGGTGAATCGGTAACGATCTCGTCGGCGCAGTTGAGCTATCTGTTGTCCGGGATCGATTGGCGCAACCCTCAAGAAACCCATCGTCCGACGCGGATCGGATAG
- a CDS encoding IS66 family transposase codes for MISKPDDLPSDLASALAALQAEREARLRAEAVAASARAELSDNEALIAHLELRIEKLKRELYGQRSERTARLLEQLELELEELVTTASEDELAAQAAAAKTQNVRPFMRKRPVRKPWPDDIERERVVIEAPTTCACCGGSRLAKIGEDVTKTLEEIPRRFKLIETVREKFTCRDCEKISQPPAPFHATPRGFIGPQLLATILFDKFGMHIPLNRQSARFKAEGIDLPLSTLADQVGHGSFAAMPLFHLIERHVLAAERLHGDDTTIRILAKGKCTTGRIWTYVRDDRPFAGPAPPAAVYYASSDRRGEHPQKHLAAFAGILQADCYNGFEPLFDPQKKARPITPAFCFAHARRGFFELADIEKNAREGKKGKPVSPIALEAVRRLDALFEIERAINGRVAEERRVVRQEKSKPLLADMHAWLLRERGTLSRSSEVLKPINYMLRRWDDFARFLDDGRICLTNNCAERALRGIALGRRNWTFAGSQRGADRAAIMLTMITTCRLNEVDPKAWLADVLDRIADLPASRLHELLPWEWKLLPQADKAADQQVAWPSHNAQPS; via the coding sequence ATGATATCGAAGCCGGACGATCTTCCATCGGACCTTGCGAGTGCCCTGGCGGCGCTGCAGGCCGAGCGTGAGGCGCGGCTGCGAGCCGAGGCGGTGGCTGCCAGTGCGCGAGCGGAGCTGTCGGACAACGAGGCGCTGATCGCGCATCTCGAACTGCGGATCGAGAAGCTCAAACGCGAACTGTACGGGCAGCGCTCCGAGCGCACGGCACGGCTGCTCGAGCAGCTGGAACTGGAGCTCGAGGAACTCGTCACCACGGCGAGCGAAGATGAGCTCGCCGCGCAGGCCGCAGCGGCGAAGACGCAAAACGTCCGCCCCTTCATGCGCAAGCGGCCGGTACGTAAACCATGGCCGGACGACATCGAACGCGAGCGCGTCGTCATTGAGGCTCCAACGACTTGTGCCTGCTGCGGTGGATCGCGGCTGGCGAAGATCGGTGAGGATGTGACCAAGACGCTGGAGGAGATCCCGCGCCGCTTCAAGCTGATCGAGACGGTGCGCGAGAAGTTCACCTGCCGCGATTGCGAGAAGATCAGCCAGCCGCCCGCGCCGTTCCATGCCACGCCGCGCGGCTTCATCGGCCCACAATTGCTGGCGACGATCCTGTTCGACAAGTTCGGCATGCATATCCCGCTCAACCGCCAGAGTGCGCGCTTCAAGGCCGAGGGGATCGACTTGCCATTGTCGACGCTGGCCGACCAGGTCGGCCACGGGAGCTTTGCCGCCATGCCGCTGTTCCACTTGATCGAACGCCATGTGCTCGCTGCCGAGCGCCTTCATGGCGATGACACCACCATCCGTATCCTGGCGAAGGGCAAGTGCACGACCGGGCGGATCTGGACTTATGTGCGGGATGACCGGCCCTTCGCCGGGCCTGCGCCGCCGGCGGCGGTCTATTACGCCTCGAGCGACCGACGAGGCGAGCATCCTCAGAAGCATCTCGCCGCCTTCGCCGGTATCCTGCAAGCCGATTGTTACAACGGCTTCGAGCCGCTGTTCGACCCACAGAAGAAGGCGCGGCCGATTACGCCGGCGTTTTGCTTTGCCCATGCGCGGCGAGGCTTCTTCGAGCTTGCTGACATCGAGAAAAATGCTCGGGAAGGTAAGAAGGGCAAACCGGTCTCGCCGATCGCGCTGGAGGCGGTCAGACGCCTGGATGCATTGTTCGAGATCGAGCGCGCCATCAACGGCCGCGTCGCGGAGGAGCGGCGCGTCGTGCGCCAGGAAAAGAGCAAGCCGCTTCTCGCGGACATGCACGCCTGGTTGCTGCGTGAGCGCGGAACCCTCTCGCGCTCCTCTGAGGTCCTGAAGCCGATCAACTACATGCTCAGGCGCTGGGACGACTTCGCCCGCTTCCTCGACGATGGCAGGATCTGCTTGACCAACAATTGTGCTGAGCGCGCATTGAGGGGCATCGCATTGGGAAGGCGCAACTGGACCTTCGCCGGCAGCCAGCGTGGCGCCGACCGTGCCGCCATCATGCTGACGATGATCACGACCTGCCGCCTCAACGAGGTCGATCCGAAAGCCTGGCTCGCCGACGTCCTCGACCGTATCGCCGATCTTCCCGCATCGCGTCTGCACGAACTGCTGCCCTGGGAATGGAAGCTCCTGCCCCAAGCCGACAAGGCCGCCGATCAGCAGGTCGCCTGGCCTTCACACAACGCCCAGCCATCATAG
- a CDS encoding efflux RND transporter permease subunit — MVSISEPFIRRPVGTTLLSIGLLLLGALAYGSLPLASVPNVDFPTIFVYAFRPGAAPSVIAATVAAPLERRLGQIAGVNQITSTSTLGSTYISLQFDPGRNLDRAARDVQGAINTSLPDLPSDLPSVPRFYKSNTSGAPVYVLALTSKTLSPSDIYDVADTVLLQRLAQVSGVGNVSVSGADQPAVRIHLNPVALSSAGISTEAVRAAIINANPLGPVGIFNGERQGEMLELNRQMRRAQEFRGIVIKSSNGNFVRLCDVAEVEDSVRNIRSAAWFNNQPAVLIHIRKQADANVIDTVDRIKALIPELKRWIPAGVEISTLVDRTGTIRASVLDMYLTLLAAAVLVMVVIFVFLRRITPTVAAGISVPLSLAGTCVGMWGAGFSIDNLSLMALAISIGFVIDDTMVMIENMFSNLEQGMLPFRAAQEGAKQIGFTVVTISLSLIATFTPLLFMDGILGRMLREFSITLTFAILISTLVSLTVTPMICAHHIRQTTSSTATLFDRVIEGALSRIVDNYAKSLLAVMKFPMLTLLMFFATSALTVILYIETPKGYFPHDDSGLIIGVTRVSPDTSLQAMLGLHRQLADIVMTDQAVADIGSFVDGASGLGQASNAGSMFISLKPPEERYYMSTQIVIDRLRRKVQGIAGIGLFMFAVQDVGAGAGRRQSNSDYQYTLSSTDLDLLHEWAPIVYKRIKTVEGITDVSADREPSGLQLNLTIDRQIASQLGIRVQEIDNALNNAFSQRQISVIYTQRNQYAIVLEIDPKLQLDPSNLDRISVTGANGAQVPLSAVVSQQRGLAALAVYHSQSFPSTTVSFNLLPDVPLQVALANIQRSVEELHMPEGIRGSFDGDAGDFASSSGRQPLLILGALVAAYIVLGMLYESLAHPLTIISTLPSAGLGALLALQVTNTPLTVTAFVGIILLIGIVKKNGIMMVDFALEAERQRGMSPVDAIFEACQARFRPIFMTTIAAVFAGIPLVIATGPGTELRRPLGISIIGGLLVSQMLTLYTTPVIYLFIDGLRKRSEATGAH, encoded by the coding sequence ATGGTCTCAATCTCAGAGCCATTTATTCGTAGACCGGTCGGCACCACTTTGCTGTCGATTGGCCTACTTCTGCTCGGAGCCCTGGCTTACGGGTCTTTGCCTCTGGCTTCTGTCCCAAATGTCGATTTCCCAACGATCTTCGTCTACGCTTTTCGACCTGGAGCTGCACCATCGGTGATAGCAGCGACTGTCGCCGCGCCACTGGAGCGACGGCTTGGCCAAATCGCGGGTGTTAACCAGATCACATCAACGAGCACCCTCGGATCCACCTACATTTCATTGCAGTTCGATCCTGGGCGCAACCTGGACCGCGCTGCACGCGATGTGCAAGGCGCAATCAACACATCGCTGCCGGACCTGCCGAGCGATCTGCCGTCAGTCCCTCGCTTCTACAAGTCGAACACCTCCGGCGCGCCCGTTTACGTCCTGGCTCTCACCTCCAAGACGCTGTCGCCTAGCGACATCTATGATGTAGCTGACACTGTACTCCTGCAACGACTGGCACAGGTGTCGGGGGTGGGAAACGTCTCGGTCAGTGGCGCCGATCAGCCGGCGGTGCGCATCCATTTGAATCCGGTGGCGCTTTCCAGCGCTGGCATTTCAACTGAAGCAGTCCGAGCCGCGATTATTAATGCCAATCCGCTCGGGCCAGTCGGCATCTTCAACGGCGAGCGGCAGGGCGAGATGCTGGAGTTGAACAGGCAGATGCGCCGCGCGCAGGAATTCCGCGGTATCGTAATCAAGAGCTCGAATGGCAATTTCGTGCGCCTCTGCGACGTCGCCGAAGTCGAGGACTCCGTCCGCAACATTCGGTCGGCCGCGTGGTTCAACAACCAACCCGCGGTTTTGATTCATATTAGAAAACAGGCCGACGCCAACGTCATCGACACGGTCGACCGGATCAAGGCATTAATCCCGGAGCTTAAGCGATGGATTCCGGCGGGCGTGGAAATCTCGACGCTGGTCGATCGCACCGGCACGATCCGCGCCAGCGTACTCGACATGTACCTGACCTTGCTTGCGGCTGCCGTTCTGGTAATGGTCGTTATTTTCGTGTTTCTGCGTCGGATCACGCCTACGGTTGCCGCCGGCATCTCAGTGCCGCTATCGCTCGCCGGCACCTGCGTTGGCATGTGGGGCGCTGGCTTCTCCATCGACAATCTGTCGCTGATGGCGCTCGCGATTTCGATCGGCTTCGTGATCGATGACACCATGGTCATGATCGAGAACATGTTCAGCAATCTGGAGCAAGGCATGCTGCCGTTCCGGGCGGCTCAGGAGGGCGCAAAGCAGATAGGCTTCACGGTTGTAACGATCTCACTGTCGTTGATCGCCACCTTCACGCCATTGCTATTCATGGACGGCATTCTCGGCCGCATGCTACGCGAGTTCTCGATAACCCTCACCTTTGCCATCCTGATCTCAACGCTGGTCTCGCTCACGGTCACGCCGATGATCTGCGCACATCACATCCGGCAGACGACCTCAAGCACCGCCACTCTATTCGACCGCGTCATCGAGGGGGCGCTGTCCCGTATCGTCGATAACTATGCGAAGTCGTTGCTTGCCGTAATGAAGTTTCCGATGCTGACGTTGTTGATGTTCTTTGCGACCAGCGCACTGACGGTGATCCTCTACATCGAGACGCCCAAGGGCTACTTTCCGCACGACGATTCTGGTCTCATCATCGGCGTGACGCGCGTCTCCCCCGATACCTCCCTCCAAGCGATGCTGGGTTTGCACCGGCAACTCGCCGACATCGTGATGACAGATCAGGCGGTCGCCGACATTGGATCGTTCGTGGACGGAGCGAGCGGACTTGGTCAAGCGTCCAATGCCGGCTCGATGTTCATCAGCCTGAAACCGCCGGAAGAGCGCTATTACATGTCGACCCAGATCGTGATCGACCGGCTGCGCCGCAAGGTCCAAGGCATTGCCGGCATCGGCCTCTTCATGTTCGCAGTCCAGGACGTTGGCGCTGGCGCTGGCAGGCGACAGAGCAATTCCGACTACCAGTATACGTTGTCGAGCACCGATCTCGATCTGTTACACGAATGGGCGCCAATCGTGTACAAGCGTATAAAGACGGTCGAGGGAATCACGGATGTCTCTGCCGATCGCGAGCCCAGCGGATTGCAGCTCAATCTCACGATCGATCGGCAGATCGCGTCGCAGCTCGGCATCCGTGTCCAGGAGATCGACAACGCGCTCAACAACGCATTCTCGCAGCGGCAGATCTCAGTCATCTATACCCAGCGGAACCAATATGCGATCGTGCTCGAAATAGACCCAAAACTCCAGCTCGATCCATCCAATCTAGATCGCATCTCCGTTACCGGCGCCAATGGCGCGCAGGTGCCGTTGTCTGCGGTCGTGAGCCAACAGCGCGGACTGGCGGCGCTGGCGGTGTACCATTCGCAGTCGTTTCCCTCGACCACTGTCTCGTTCAACCTCCTTCCCGACGTGCCGCTTCAGGTCGCCTTGGCGAACATCCAACGATCGGTCGAGGAGTTGCACATGCCCGAGGGTATTCGCGGCAGCTTTGATGGCGATGCCGGCGATTTTGCCAGCTCCAGCGGACGGCAGCCGCTCTTGATCCTGGGCGCACTGGTTGCGGCATATATCGTGCTCGGCATGCTCTACGAAAGTCTGGCCCATCCCTTGACCATCATCTCGACCCTACCGTCAGCGGGACTGGGCGCGCTTCTGGCCTTGCAGGTCACCAACACGCCGCTCACCGTGACTGCCTTCGTCGGCATCATCCTCTTAATCGGCATCGTCAAGAAGAACGGCATCATGATGGTCGACTTTGCGCTCGAGGCCGAGCGCCAGCGCGGCATGTCTCCAGTGGACGCGATCTTCGAAGCCTGCCAGGCGCGCTTCCGACCGATCTTCATGACGACAATCGCGGCGGTGTTTGCCGGCATCCCGCTGGTCATTGCCACCGGCCCCGGCACCGAACTCCGGCGTCCGCTCGGCATCTCCATTATCGGCGGGCTCTTGGTCTCTCAGATGCTGACCCTCTACACGACGCCCGTGATCTACCTTTTTATCGATGGACTGCGGAAAAGGTCCGAAGCGACCGGCGCTCACTAA
- a CDS encoding cytochrome-c peroxidase — MAGKLCVVAVGILVSSAAGGNDDLMSAARRIFKPIPSVAPAMKDNPTTHEKVTLGKSLFFDPRLSASEVISCNTCHNLGTGGVDAGPMSVGHRWQLGSRRAPTVYNAVFNVAQFWDGRAADLKAQAAGPVQSSVEMNTTPARVLITLNSMNDYIVMFSKAFPNDAAPVTFENFAKAIEAFETTLITPAAAFDQYLEGDAYALSEQQKAGLKLFIEKGCSSCHNGINVGGQDYFPFGAMERPAASLLPRDDKGRFAVTRLPSDEYVFRSAPLRNVALRSPYFHSGQVWSLKQAVGVMSEIQLGVKLDDTEKDDIVAFLNSLTGQLPKIDYPILPARTEKTPRPSVDK, encoded by the coding sequence ATGGCAGGCAAGTTATGTGTTGTGGCCGTTGGGATTCTGGTTTCGTCAGCAGCGGGCGGCAATGATGATTTGATGAGCGCCGCGAGGCGGATTTTCAAGCCGATCCCCTCAGTCGCTCCCGCGATGAAGGATAACCCTACCACCCACGAAAAAGTCACGCTTGGCAAATCCCTGTTCTTCGATCCGAGGCTATCGGCGAGCGAGGTCATTAGCTGCAATACATGTCACAATCTTGGGACCGGCGGAGTAGATGCCGGTCCGATGTCGGTTGGTCATCGCTGGCAGCTAGGTTCGCGTCGCGCACCAACGGTCTATAACGCAGTCTTCAACGTGGCGCAGTTCTGGGATGGTCGCGCGGCAGACCTCAAGGCCCAGGCCGCAGGCCCTGTCCAGTCCAGCGTTGAAATGAATACGACGCCCGCTCGCGTGCTCATCACGTTGAATTCGATGAACGATTATATTGTTATGTTCAGTAAGGCGTTCCCCAACGATGCGGCGCCGGTTACCTTTGAAAATTTCGCCAAGGCGATCGAGGCTTTCGAGACGACATTGATCACACCCGCCGCCGCCTTCGACCAGTACCTCGAGGGCGATGCGTATGCGCTTAGTGAGCAGCAGAAAGCAGGATTAAAGCTGTTCATCGAAAAGGGATGCTCCTCTTGCCACAATGGAATCAACGTCGGTGGACAGGATTACTTCCCGTTCGGTGCGATGGAAAGGCCAGCCGCTAGCCTGCTTCCTCGGGACGACAAGGGCCGTTTTGCCGTCACCAGGCTGCCCAGCGACGAGTATGTTTTTCGCTCCGCGCCGTTGCGCAACGTCGCATTGCGCTCCCCTTACTTCCATTCGGGCCAGGTTTGGAGCCTCAAACAAGCGGTTGGCGTGATGAGTGAGATTCAACTGGGCGTGAAGCTTGACGATACAGAAAAAGACGACATCGTCGCGTTTCTGAATTCACTCACCGGGCAGCTTCCTAAGATCGATTATCCGATATTGCCCGCGCGTACCGAAAAAACACCAAGGCCCTCTGTGGACAAATAG